In a genomic window of Allomeiothermus silvanus DSM 9946:
- a CDS encoding branched-chain amino acid transaminase yields MATEPKAKNIGGDSRIKAGLIWMNGQMVPQEEAKVSVLTHALHYGTSVFEGIRAYDTPKGPAIFRLPEHVERLFHSAKVLMMEIPFTPQEISQAIQQVVRENGYKSCYIRPLAWMGAHTLGVNPLPNNPAEVMVAAWEWGTYLGDEAVRKGARLITSSWARFPANVMPGKAKIGGNYVNSALARIEAQQQGADEALLLDKEGFVAEGSGENIFFFKGNTLYAIEHSVNLMGITRDSVIAIARDLGYEVRECRATRDQLYMADEVFMVGTAAEITPVSYLDHRAIGKGVAGEHTMRLRRAYLEAVQGQNLKYEAWLSYVN; encoded by the coding sequence ATGGCGACCGAACCCAAGGCTAAAAATATCGGCGGAGATAGCAGGATCAAAGCCGGGCTGATCTGGATGAACGGCCAGATGGTGCCCCAGGAGGAGGCTAAGGTGAGCGTGCTCACTCACGCTTTACATTACGGCACCAGCGTCTTCGAGGGTATCCGGGCTTACGACACCCCTAAAGGCCCGGCCATCTTCCGCCTCCCTGAGCACGTCGAGCGCCTGTTCCACTCGGCCAAGGTGCTGATGATGGAGATCCCCTTCACCCCCCAGGAGATCTCCCAGGCCATCCAACAGGTGGTGCGGGAAAATGGCTACAAAAGCTGCTATATCCGCCCGCTAGCTTGGATGGGAGCCCATACCCTCGGCGTGAATCCTCTGCCCAACAACCCTGCCGAGGTGATGGTGGCCGCCTGGGAGTGGGGCACCTATTTGGGCGATGAGGCAGTGAGAAAGGGGGCCCGCTTGATCACCTCCTCTTGGGCCCGTTTTCCCGCCAACGTGATGCCGGGTAAGGCCAAGATCGGGGGGAACTACGTCAACTCCGCCCTTGCCCGCATCGAGGCTCAGCAGCAAGGGGCCGACGAAGCTCTGCTGCTGGACAAGGAGGGCTTCGTGGCGGAGGGCTCGGGCGAGAACATCTTCTTTTTTAAAGGCAACACCCTCTATGCCATCGAGCACTCGGTAAACCTCATGGGGATCACCCGCGATTCGGTGATAGCCATCGCCCGTGACCTGGGCTATGAGGTGCGCGAATGTAGGGCTACCCGGGACCAGCTCTATATGGCCGACGAGGTGTTTATGGTAGGTACTGCCGCGGAAATTACTCCGGTTTCCTACTTAGACCACCGCGCTATCGGCAAGGGGGTGGCTGGGGAACACACCATGCGGCTGCGCAGGGCT